A genome region from Bacillaceae bacterium IKA-2 includes the following:
- a CDS encoding YeeE/YedE family protein — translation MGFTIEFFIMAAIFGTIYGFLLQKADFCFVASVRDFVSVKDSRIGKGVLVLIATALIGWGFVLTIGVASIDQLWTVPFGFSNFLGGLLFGIGMTIAGSCASGALYRAGMGYIHFWIVIAAMITGNLLFAFVYDPWAHTYIVEPLISGEGYSLYELNLPFLLIPFLLVGLMVFVALRTYGWNGFWQGVKEALTDWSKNPFKQQHWDVRFVAFLLGITATIQFVLLSSVSVTGPETRIGGVLLAQVFGDSFVYNNTYLNMMFAEFPVIGLGPEETLVIFIIVGAFLSSLLSKSFAIRIPKAKRLPYAIGGGLLMGVASRIAPGCNIANIIPGIGGLSIASFIVIIGMAVGIFIVTAYVFKMPLLLFQKFDDDDDDDDVA, via the coding sequence ATGGGGTTTACAATTGAATTTTTCATTATGGCAGCAATATTTGGGACAATTTATGGTTTTCTTCTCCAAAAGGCAGACTTTTGTTTTGTCGCTTCTGTTCGCGATTTTGTTAGTGTAAAAGACTCGCGAATTGGAAAGGGAGTTCTTGTGTTAATTGCTACTGCCCTGATTGGATGGGGGTTTGTACTAACGATTGGTGTTGCATCTATCGATCAATTGTGGACAGTTCCATTTGGTTTTTCTAATTTCTTAGGTGGTTTGTTGTTTGGAATTGGCATGACGATTGCTGGAAGCTGTGCCTCTGGTGCACTATACCGCGCCGGAATGGGTTATATTCACTTTTGGATCGTAATTGCAGCGATGATTACGGGAAACCTACTTTTTGCTTTTGTTTACGATCCTTGGGCGCATACCTATATTGTGGAACCACTGATTAGTGGGGAAGGCTATAGTTTATACGAACTAAATTTACCATTTTTACTTATTCCATTTTTACTTGTCGGACTGATGGTTTTCGTCGCCCTCCGCACGTATGGATGGAATGGCTTTTGGCAAGGAGTGAAAGAAGCGCTTACGGATTGGTCAAAAAATCCTTTTAAACAACAGCACTGGGATGTTCGCTTCGTTGCATTTTTACTTGGTATTACAGCGACTATTCAATTCGTTTTACTTTCGTCTGTCAGTGTCACTGGACCAGAAACGAGAATAGGTGGAGTTCTTTTAGCACAGGTTTTCGGTGATTCATTTGTTTATAACAACACATACTTAAACATGATGTTCGCTGAATTTCCTGTCATCGGCTTAGGACCAGAAGAAACTCTCGTTATTTTTATCATTGTTGGTGCATTTCTCTCGTCTTTATTAAGCAAAAGCTTTGCGATTCGAATACCAAAGGCAAAACGGTTGCCTTACGCAATCGGTGGCGGACTATTGATGGGAGTAGCTTCTCGTATAGCTCCAGGTTGTAACATCGCGAACATTATTCCTGGAATAGGTGGATTGTCGATTGCTAGTTTTATCGTTATTATCGGTATGGCAGTCGGGATTTTTATTGTTACTGCCTACGTCTTTAAAATGCCGCTACTTTTATTCCAAAAATTTGACGATGACGATGACGATGACGATGTTGCCTAA
- a CDS encoding DUF2161 family putative PD-(D/E)XK-type phosphodiesterase: protein MKEKKKLLEVDLYNPIQSYFIKKGFQVYGEVIDCDVVAVKDNELVIIELKLLLNVELLIQATKRQRLTDIVYIAIPKPNFSFRTKRWKDICHLIRRLELGLIIVSFSEKSQNIDIILDPISTDRSIIIRKGKQKRARILKEINGRSADFNIGGSNKTKIMTAYKENCIQVASYLEKVGPLSPKALVEMGTGVKTPSILTKNFYGWFERIKRGIYVISENGKQGLKEYPELVSYYLEKMKKKNLN, encoded by the coding sequence TTGAAGGAAAAGAAAAAGCTATTAGAAGTAGATTTATATAATCCGATTCAATCATATTTTATAAAAAAAGGTTTTCAGGTTTATGGTGAGGTAATTGATTGCGATGTAGTGGCTGTAAAAGATAATGAACTAGTCATCATTGAATTAAAGCTGCTGCTAAATGTTGAACTACTCATCCAAGCAACAAAAAGGCAGCGGTTAACAGATATTGTCTACATAGCGATACCAAAACCAAACTTTAGTTTCAGAACGAAGCGTTGGAAAGATATTTGCCATTTGATTCGAAGGCTAGAACTAGGGTTAATTATTGTTTCATTCTCTGAAAAAAGTCAAAATATTGATATTATTCTTGATCCTATTTCAACTGATCGAAGTATAATTATCCGTAAAGGTAAGCAAAAAAGAGCTAGGATCCTGAAAGAAATAAATGGCAGAAGTGCTGATTTTAATATAGGTGGTAGTAATAAAACAAAAATTATGACTGCCTATAAAGAAAATTGTATCCAAGTCGCTAGTTACCTTGAAAAAGTGGGCCCTTTATCTCCTAAGGCTTTAGTTGAAATGGGAACTGGTGTTAAAACGCCTTCGATCCTAACGAAAAATTTTTACGGATGGTTTGAAAGAATCAAAAGAGGAATTTATGTAATTAGCGAAAATGGAAAACAGGGGTTAAAGGAATATCCTGAACTAGTGAGCTATTATTTAGAAAAAATGAAGAAGAAAAACTTGAATTAG
- a CDS encoding TIGR00730 family Rossman fold protein: MFKNICVFCGSSFGKNELYKTEVKQFGELLGEKNINLVYGGGNSGLMGELSRSVLAGNGEVIGVIPKKLYDIDEHIELTDLIIVDTMHERKAKMYDLADGFIALPGGIGTIEELTEALTWQQLGYHHKPIGVLNINHFYDKLKLFFDHMTDEGFIRDNFLNNIIISDCPKELIEKMEKFKPLHK; the protein is encoded by the coding sequence ATGTTCAAGAACATTTGTGTCTTTTGTGGATCATCTTTTGGAAAAAATGAACTTTACAAAACTGAAGTAAAGCAGTTTGGAGAGTTGCTTGGAGAAAAAAATATTAACTTAGTTTACGGAGGTGGAAACTCAGGCTTAATGGGAGAATTATCCCGCTCCGTTCTCGCAGGTAATGGTGAAGTTATCGGAGTTATTCCGAAAAAATTATATGATATTGATGAACATATTGAGCTTACCGATCTCATCATTGTTGATACGATGCATGAAAGAAAAGCAAAAATGTATGATCTGGCCGATGGATTCATCGCGCTTCCAGGAGGGATAGGGACTATTGAAGAGTTAACTGAGGCGTTAACTTGGCAGCAGCTTGGTTATCATCATAAGCCAATTGGAGTCCTTAACATTAATCATTTTTATGATAAGCTAAAATTATTTTTTGATCATATGACAGACGAAGGCTTTATCAGGGATAATTTCTTAAATAATATTATTATTTCAGACTGCCCAAAAGAATTGATAGAGAAAATGGAGAAATTTAAGCCGTTACATAAATGA
- a CDS encoding MDR family MFS transporter: MSRYQRNITIALIIATFLAAIEVTVISTAMPVITKELGGLDLISWVFAIYLLTYAVMTPIFGKLADLFGRKKIFITGAGLFLIGSALCGLSQSMEQLILFRAVQGIGAGALMPMTFTIVGDIFKYEERAKVQAIIGSIWGIAGVFGPLVGGFFVDYLTWNWIFYINIPFGLISMFLIGKYLEEKIEKRKRSIDYGGAITFIIGTTALLYALLSGGNEFAWNDRMMFVLFGIAFVFLFLFIIVQLKVSEPMIPFYLFKNRHLLIVNLSGLLLGTILIGLTAYLPLWVQGVLLLAATSSGLTLIPMSIGWPLGAFFSGRYIVKLGIKPISLAGVILIALGTSALAFISISTPNLILIIIMFFIGLGFGLAFTVFTVIVQSSVDWNQRGTATSLNSFLRTLGQTLGIAVLGAVLNQYIGRHIINGGDVAPEILAAGLHSVFIILAFIAILCAILVAGFLPKEQPEFAKKTSD, translated from the coding sequence ATGAGTCGTTATCAGCGTAACATTACAATTGCACTAATTATTGCAACCTTCCTAGCAGCGATAGAAGTAACTGTTATTAGTACAGCTATGCCTGTTATTACTAAGGAGCTTGGTGGACTGGATTTGATAAGCTGGGTCTTTGCCATTTATTTATTAACCTATGCGGTTATGACACCAATTTTTGGAAAACTTGCAGATTTATTTGGTAGAAAAAAGATATTTATTACAGGAGCTGGTTTATTTTTAATTGGTTCAGCGTTGTGTGGCTTGTCACAATCAATGGAACAACTTATTCTGTTTCGTGCTGTGCAAGGAATTGGGGCTGGGGCATTAATGCCGATGACATTTACGATTGTTGGTGATATTTTCAAATATGAAGAGCGTGCTAAAGTGCAAGCGATAATTGGTTCTATTTGGGGAATTGCCGGCGTTTTCGGACCGTTAGTTGGTGGTTTTTTTGTCGATTATTTAACGTGGAACTGGATTTTTTACATCAACATTCCCTTTGGTTTGATATCGATGTTTTTAATTGGTAAATACTTAGAAGAAAAGATCGAGAAACGGAAACGTTCAATTGATTATGGTGGGGCAATCACTTTTATAATCGGAACAACAGCCTTACTCTATGCGCTCCTATCTGGTGGAAATGAATTTGCCTGGAACGATAGGATGATGTTTGTTCTGTTCGGCATTGCATTCGTGTTCTTATTTCTTTTTATCATTGTCCAATTAAAGGTATCAGAACCGATGATTCCATTTTACTTATTTAAAAATCGACACTTATTAATTGTCAATTTGAGTGGATTACTACTTGGTACGATTTTAATTGGATTAACCGCGTATTTACCACTTTGGGTACAAGGCGTGTTGCTTTTAGCTGCTACTTCCTCTGGATTAACCCTGATCCCAATGTCAATTGGCTGGCCATTAGGAGCATTTTTCAGTGGCCGCTATATCGTTAAATTAGGAATAAAGCCGATATCACTAGCGGGTGTGATTTTAATTGCTCTTGGTACATCGGCACTAGCCTTTATTTCAATTTCGACACCAAATCTTATCCTGATCATCATAATGTTTTTTATCGGTTTAGGTTTTGGTTTAGCGTTCACCGTATTTACGGTAATTGTTCAATCATCAGTCGATTGGAACCAGCGTGGAACAGCGACTTCTTTGAACTCATTTCTACGAACATTAGGACAAACGCTCGGAATTGCCGTACTTGGTGCGGTTCTTAATCAGTATATTGGAAGACATATAATTAATGGGGGGGACGTAGCGCCTGAAATTCTTGCTGCGGGTCTTCATTCGGTGTTCATAATTTTAGCTTTTATAGCGATTTTATGTGCTATTCTAGTAGCTGGTTTTCTTCCAAAAGAACAGCCGGAATTTGCCAAAAAAACTTCAGACTGA
- a CDS encoding toprim domain-containing protein encodes MLEDKVIIVEGTSDRKRVKLVLDEPVNVVCTYGTLSDEKLEELIFPIEDSDVYILVDADDAGEKLRKQLKRELPNATHLYTQKVYRQVETTPLDYLAQVLRGHFNVKEIR; translated from the coding sequence ATGTTGGAAGACAAAGTTATCATTGTAGAAGGAACGAGTGATCGGAAGCGAGTAAAGCTAGTACTTGATGAGCCTGTTAATGTCGTTTGTACTTACGGTACATTAAGTGATGAAAAGCTTGAGGAATTGATTTTTCCAATCGAGGATAGCGATGTCTATATCCTTGTCGATGCTGATGATGCTGGTGAAAAACTTAGAAAACAGTTAAAAAGAGAATTACCTAATGCGACTCATTTGTATACTCAGAAAGTCTATCGGCAGGTTGAGACAACTCCGCTAGATTATCTCGCTCAAGTATTAAGAGGACATTTTAATGTCAAGGAAATACGTTGA
- a CDS encoding ABC transporter transmembrane domain-containing protein, translating into MFSVLKNLSWFFKENWRQYTIAIIFLLFVSLLEVIPPRLIGVSIDLIHQGTLTTGSLVQLIAVFCVLTVLMYAFSYIWLNKLFGSAYLLERSYRAKIMNHLLKMTPTFFEKNRTGDLMARATNDLKAVALTAGFGILTLVDSTMFLVIILFTMGFLVSWKLTLAALLPLPIMAILMKVYGKIVHERFTKAQNAFGNMNDQVLESIAGVRVVRAYVQEGPDQMRFKDVTDDVLQKNISVAKIDALFEPTIKVLVGLSYLIGLGYGAFLVFYNEITLGELVTFNIYLGMLIWPMFAIGELINIMQRGNASLNRVIETLTYNPDVQDVSGLKKVEKPETISFAKVSFSYPSSQQDNLSQINFSLQPGQTLGVVGKTGSGKTTLLKQLLREYPIGSGLITISGHNLEEIGMKTLKSWIGYVPQEQILFSRTIKENILFGKEDASEDEVYRVLKLSSFRNDVETLPKGLETLVGEKGVSLSGGQKQRISIARALLVNPEILILDDAMSAVDGKTEAQIIENIRSERGGKTTFISTHRLSAVKHADLILVLEDGKVVEEGTHTQLINNNGWYKQQYEHQLLEASVSEGRAN; encoded by the coding sequence GTGTTTTCAGTTTTAAAAAATTTAAGCTGGTTTTTTAAAGAAAATTGGCGCCAGTATACAATTGCAATCATATTTTTATTGTTTGTTAGTTTATTAGAAGTTATTCCACCAAGGCTAATTGGAGTTTCAATCGACTTAATTCATCAAGGGACCTTAACGACGGGGAGTCTCGTTCAATTAATCGCAGTCTTTTGTGTACTAACTGTTTTGATGTATGCCTTTTCTTACATCTGGTTAAACAAACTATTTGGAAGTGCCTATCTTTTAGAAAGATCTTATCGTGCTAAAATTATGAACCACTTATTAAAGATGACACCAACGTTTTTTGAAAAAAATCGTACCGGAGATTTAATGGCGCGAGCTACCAATGATTTAAAAGCAGTTGCCCTTACTGCCGGATTTGGAATTTTAACATTAGTAGATTCGACGATGTTTTTAGTAATTATTTTGTTTACAATGGGCTTTCTTGTCAGTTGGAAGCTTACTTTAGCAGCATTATTACCTTTACCAATCATGGCAATATTAATGAAGGTATATGGAAAAATTGTTCATGAACGTTTTACAAAAGCTCAAAATGCTTTCGGAAATATGAATGACCAAGTCTTAGAATCAATTGCTGGAGTTCGTGTCGTTCGCGCTTATGTACAAGAAGGACCGGACCAAATGAGATTTAAAGATGTCACAGATGATGTCTTACAGAAAAATATATCTGTAGCAAAAATTGATGCTTTGTTTGAGCCGACTATTAAAGTACTGGTCGGACTAAGTTATTTAATTGGGTTAGGCTATGGTGCTTTTCTCGTTTTTTATAATGAAATTACCTTAGGAGAATTAGTTACTTTTAATATTTATTTAGGAATGTTAATTTGGCCAATGTTTGCTATTGGTGAACTAATTAACATCATGCAGCGAGGAAATGCCTCTTTAAATCGGGTAATTGAAACTTTGACCTATAATCCTGATGTTCAAGATGTAAGTGGTTTGAAGAAGGTTGAAAAACCTGAGACAATTTCTTTTGCAAAAGTTTCGTTCAGTTATCCTAGCTCTCAACAAGATAATTTGAGTCAAATTAATTTTTCTTTACAACCTGGGCAAACCTTAGGGGTTGTTGGAAAAACAGGTAGTGGAAAAACAACCTTACTGAAACAATTATTAAGAGAATATCCAATTGGATCTGGTTTGATTACAATTTCGGGCCATAATCTTGAAGAGATTGGCATGAAAACATTAAAAAGTTGGATTGGCTACGTTCCACAAGAACAAATTTTATTTTCGAGAACGATAAAAGAAAATATTTTATTTGGAAAAGAAGATGCTAGTGAGGATGAAGTTTACCGTGTCTTAAAACTATCAAGTTTTCGAAATGATGTGGAAACTTTACCAAAAGGGCTTGAAACCCTTGTTGGTGAAAAAGGAGTATCGTTATCCGGTGGACAAAAACAAAGAATTTCGATTGCAAGGGCATTGCTAGTAAATCCTGAAATTCTTATTTTGGATGATGCGATGTCAGCTGTTGATGGAAAAACAGAAGCGCAAATCATTGAAAATATTCGCAGTGAGCGAGGCGGTAAAACAACCTTTATCTCAACTCATCGCCTTTCCGCAGTTAAACATGCAGATTTGATTCTAGTCCTAGAAGACGGAAAAGTGGTAGAAGAAGGAACGCACACACAACTGATTAATAATAATGGCTGGTACAAACAGCAGTATGAACATCAGTTACTAGAAGCAAGTGTTAGTGAAGGGCGGGCGAACTAA
- a CDS encoding ABC transporter ATP-binding protein, with product MSVSKRLFQYALSFKKPILIALVLLTVAVAAELTGPFIAKRMIDTHILGVEFPWYETTPSEAAVQFQDRFFIREDHLEEQKLIKEVRILQVSRNYYFIDEQISFDGKRQIIGDQLLISNQDEEVSYSAEKLSSKEAFAFFEPEIPKLFQLMFIYFGLICIAALLHYGQKYLLQVSANKIIQKMRLDVFAHIQTLPVSYFDRLPAGKIVSRVTNDTEAIRDLYVTVLATFFTSVIYMVGIYIALFLLDAKLALICLVLVPILIVWVKLYRVYASEYNHRIRSVLSEINGMINESIQGIRIIQAFGREKKSNSEFEKLNQEHFSFQSKLLKLNSLTSHNLVGVFRNLAFVALIWYFGGASLGIGSVISLGVLYAFVDYLNRLFQPISQLVNQLAQLEQARVAGERVFELLDETGEDVSRKVLPRYKGNVRFDDVSFAYTDNNYVLKNISFEAKQGETIALVGHTGSGKSSIMNLLFRFYDHNQGKITIDGIDILKISKQEMREHMGIVLQDPFLFTGTIASNVSLNDLSITRAQVQKAIQDVGADILFNRLEKGLDEPVLEKGSTLSAGERQLISFARALAFNPAILILDEATASVDTETEVIIQSALEVLKQGRTTLIIAHRLSTIKKADQILVLDSGKIVERGNHHQLMEQKGKYYQMYQLQLGQNLEKIKRNVI from the coding sequence ATGAGTGTAAGTAAACGATTGTTTCAATATGCACTTAGTTTTAAAAAACCAATTTTAATAGCGTTAGTCTTGTTAACGGTTGCCGTCGCTGCCGAGTTAACAGGACCGTTTATTGCTAAGAGAATGATTGATACTCATATATTAGGAGTAGAGTTTCCATGGTATGAAACGACGCCTAGTGAAGCTGCAGTCCAATTTCAAGACCGTTTTTTTATTAGAGAAGATCATCTTGAAGAACAGAAGTTGATAAAAGAGGTACGAATTTTACAAGTTAGTAGGAACTACTACTTCATTGATGAACAAATTTCCTTTGATGGGAAAAGGCAAATAATTGGAGATCAACTTTTGATTTCCAATCAGGACGAGGAAGTTAGTTATTCTGCCGAAAAGTTATCTAGCAAAGAAGCATTTGCCTTTTTTGAACCTGAAATCCCAAAATTATTTCAATTAATGTTCATTTATTTCGGATTAATTTGTATCGCCGCATTGTTACATTACGGGCAAAAATATTTATTACAAGTGTCAGCAAATAAAATTATCCAAAAAATGCGTCTAGATGTATTTGCCCACATTCAAACGTTACCGGTAAGTTATTTTGACAGGCTGCCAGCGGGGAAAATAGTTTCAAGGGTTACAAATGATACCGAGGCAATCCGTGATCTGTATGTGACAGTCCTTGCGACATTTTTTACATCGGTTATTTACATGGTAGGGATTTACATTGCGCTATTTTTATTAGATGCTAAACTAGCCTTGATTTGCTTAGTTTTAGTGCCGATTTTAATCGTTTGGGTAAAATTATACCGCGTTTATGCTTCAGAATATAATCACCGCATTCGTTCTGTTCTAAGTGAAATTAACGGGATGATTAACGAGTCAATTCAAGGGATCCGGATCATTCAGGCGTTTGGCAGAGAAAAGAAATCAAATTCTGAGTTTGAAAAACTTAACCAAGAACATTTCTCGTTTCAAAGTAAATTATTAAAATTAAATTCGTTAACTTCGCACAATTTAGTCGGTGTCTTTCGTAACTTAGCTTTTGTAGCGTTAATTTGGTATTTTGGTGGTGCTTCGCTAGGGATAGGCTCAGTTATTTCACTTGGTGTTTTGTATGCCTTTGTTGACTACTTAAACCGCCTTTTTCAACCGATTTCCCAATTAGTAAATCAATTAGCACAACTAGAGCAAGCACGTGTTGCTGGAGAACGTGTCTTTGAGTTATTAGATGAAACAGGAGAAGACGTTTCAAGGAAAGTGTTGCCGAGATATAAAGGAAATGTTCGCTTTGATGACGTTTCTTTTGCCTACACAGACAATAACTATGTCCTTAAAAATATTTCTTTCGAGGCCAAACAAGGAGAAACAATCGCTTTAGTTGGTCATACTGGATCTGGAAAAAGTTCAATTATGAATCTATTATTTCGTTTTTATGATCATAATCAAGGGAAAATTACCATTGATGGAATTGATATATTAAAAATATCAAAGCAAGAAATGAGGGAGCATATGGGAATTGTTCTCCAAGATCCATTCTTATTTACAGGAACAATTGCTTCAAATGTAAGCTTGAATGATCTAAGTATTACACGAGCTCAAGTGCAGAAGGCTATTCAAGATGTTGGTGCTGACATTTTATTTAATCGCTTAGAGAAGGGTTTAGATGAGCCTGTCCTTGAAAAAGGCAGCACACTTTCAGCAGGTGAGCGCCAACTTATTTCGTTTGCGAGGGCACTTGCCTTTAATCCAGCGATCTTAATTTTAGATGAAGCAACAGCAAGTGTTGATACAGAAACTGAAGTAATTATCCAATCTGCTTTGGAAGTATTGAAACAAGGTAGAACAACATTAATTATTGCTCACCGCTTATCGACAATTAAGAAAGCTGACCAAATCTTAGTACTTGATAGCGGAAAGATTGTCGAAAGAGGCAACCACCATCAACTCATGGAGCAAAAGGGAAAATACTATCAAATGTATCAACTTCAGCTAGGTCAAAATCTTGAGAAGATAAAGCGGAATGTGATATAA
- a CDS encoding thioredoxin family protein: MIEVTEAEMNKLLSEKKKSVIIFYCYTPLCGTCNLARQMLEEWHQSNSTATIYSVNLNLNRTLPLKWQIKSVPYVAIVLNGEKVHQFYAIHSIENIDRQLTPFIRNGENGDKG; this comes from the coding sequence ATGATTGAAGTTACAGAAGCAGAAATGAATAAGCTCCTAAGTGAAAAGAAGAAAAGTGTGATTATTTTTTATTGTTATACGCCTTTATGTGGAACGTGTAATCTAGCAAGGCAGATGTTAGAGGAGTGGCACCAAAGCAATTCAACGGCAACCATCTATTCTGTCAATCTTAATCTTAATCGAACACTCCCGTTAAAATGGCAAATAAAAAGTGTTCCATATGTCGCCATTGTATTAAACGGTGAAAAAGTTCATCAATTTTATGCAATTCATTCAATTGAAAACATTGACCGCCAGCTTACTCCATTTATCAGGAACGGAGAAAATGGCGATAAAGGATGA
- a CDS encoding gamma-glutamyltransferase: MSGEVKISAATSKYGMVSTASKQATEAGVKMLELGGNAVDAAVAAALCLGVTEPQASGLGGQSMALLYLREQNRVFVLDGSSRAPFTIQPHKNPLNPLKLGIQSTTVPSTPATLGYMQEKYGKLDFSQVCAPAITAAKGGFVVSALQYRLLKKEKDHLRLDPLIEKNFFDDNEPIQAGKTIRQPELADCLTTMEKNGWQDFYLGTIAKKIIADMEHRGGLISATDLCQIPNPVEREVLESSYSDYTIYTFPPPGAGRVLVQILNTLECFPPELLDPEEPIGAVIFSLAFRFALTDRQRMPIHPDYYLQTVNNLMQNKQYAGELAGRIKDIAKFTFQDKYTPPPHSGETTHLSVIDHEGNAVGITQSIELVFGSKTMAHDLGFFYNNYMSAFEYKNMAHPYYLLPGGKPWSSVAPTLLFKDGFPKYLLGSPGSARISTSLSQVISRIVDGGQDLATAIAAPRFHASDTGQLQIEKSRYKHEVIDALSFIGFELKKRSAYSFYLGCVQAVEVLQHDPQIFLGVADPRRDGTAKGPDKSIK; the protein is encoded by the coding sequence ATGAGTGGTGAAGTGAAAATATCTGCTGCCACTAGTAAATATGGAATGGTATCAACAGCCTCCAAACAAGCGACTGAAGCAGGCGTGAAAATGCTTGAGCTAGGTGGAAATGCTGTCGATGCTGCTGTTGCTGCTGCGTTATGTTTAGGAGTAACTGAGCCACAAGCATCAGGGCTAGGCGGACAATCGATGGCGCTGCTTTATTTGCGAGAACAAAATCGTGTCTTTGTCTTAGATGGTTCCTCACGTGCACCATTTACGATACAACCACACAAAAATCCACTAAATCCGTTAAAACTAGGAATACAATCGACAACAGTTCCATCGACCCCGGCAACGCTTGGATATATGCAAGAGAAATATGGAAAACTTGACTTTAGTCAAGTTTGTGCACCGGCAATTACTGCTGCTAAAGGTGGATTTGTCGTTTCGGCTTTACAGTATCGTTTATTAAAAAAAGAGAAAGATCATTTAAGACTAGATCCTTTAATTGAAAAAAATTTTTTTGATGATAACGAACCGATTCAAGCGGGAAAAACAATCAGGCAACCGGAACTAGCTGATTGTTTGACGACGATGGAGAAAAATGGCTGGCAAGACTTTTATCTTGGCACGATTGCAAAAAAAATAATCGCTGATATGGAGCATCGAGGCGGTCTAATCTCTGCTACTGATCTTTGCCAAATTCCTAATCCAGTTGAAAGAGAAGTCCTTGAAAGCAGCTATAGCGATTATACCATTTATACATTTCCACCACCCGGCGCTGGTAGGGTGCTAGTGCAAATTTTAAATACATTAGAATGTTTTCCGCCTGAATTACTCGATCCTGAGGAGCCGATTGGAGCAGTCATTTTTTCGTTAGCATTTCGATTTGCATTAACGGATCGTCAAAGAATGCCAATTCACCCTGATTATTATTTACAAACAGTAAACAATCTAATGCAGAATAAACAATATGCTGGTGAACTAGCGGGTAGAATTAAAGATATTGCTAAATTTACATTTCAAGATAAATATACACCGCCGCCGCATTCAGGTGAAACGACACATTTATCCGTCATTGATCATGAAGGTAATGCAGTTGGAATTACCCAATCAATTGAGCTTGTTTTTGGTAGTAAAACGATGGCTCACGATCTTGGTTTCTTTTACAATAATTACATGAGTGCATTTGAGTATAAAAATATGGCTCATCCATATTATTTATTACCAGGTGGAAAACCATGGAGTAGTGTTGCTCCGACGTTATTATTTAAAGACGGTTTTCCAAAATATTTATTAGGAAGTCCTGGTAGTGCTCGGATTTCAACGAGCCTTTCCCAAGTGATTTCAAGAATTGTTGACGGTGGACAAGATTTAGCAACAGCGATAGCTGCTCCTCGTTTTCATGCTTCTGATACAGGGCAGTTACAAATTGAAAAAAGCCGTTATAAACATGAAGTTATTGATGCGCTTAGCTTCATTGGCTTTGAGTTAAAAAAACGAAGTGCTTACAGTTTTTATTTAGGCTGTGTACAAGCTGTCGAAGTTTTGCAGCATGACCCACAAATATTTTTAGGAGTTGCTGACCCAAGGCGTGATGGGACGGCAAAAGGTCCTGATAAATCTATTAAATGA